Proteins encoded together in one Catellatospora citrea window:
- a CDS encoding carbohydrate ABC transporter permease, with translation MTTKGVRRPLGLAPTAVLLLGALYCLLPVCWVLAASTKTRGELFTTNAFAPGTGLFSNIADLSAYRDGIFWQWMANTALYAGVGALLSTAVSVLAGYALAKFRFFGRNMIFNVLIGGILVPAVVLAVPQYLLLAKAGLANTYWAVLLPSILHPYSIYLARIYASAAIPDALLEAGRIDGAGENRLLRVVAVPLMLPGMVTIFLFQFVAIWNNFLLPFIMLADDERFPLTVGLYTLLATGANQPALYNLVITGALLSIIPLIALFLTMQRYWRTDLSGGSVKS, from the coding sequence ATGACGACCAAGGGGGTACGCAGACCGCTGGGCCTCGCGCCCACCGCGGTGCTGCTGCTCGGGGCGCTGTACTGCCTGCTGCCGGTGTGCTGGGTGCTCGCCGCGTCGACCAAGACGCGCGGCGAGCTGTTCACCACCAACGCGTTCGCCCCGGGCACCGGCCTGTTCAGCAACATCGCCGACCTGTCGGCGTACCGCGACGGGATCTTCTGGCAGTGGATGGCCAACACCGCGCTGTACGCCGGTGTCGGCGCGCTGCTGTCGACGGCCGTGTCGGTGCTGGCCGGCTACGCCCTGGCGAAGTTCCGGTTCTTCGGCCGCAACATGATCTTCAACGTGCTGATCGGCGGCATCCTGGTCCCCGCCGTCGTGCTCGCCGTGCCGCAGTACCTGCTGCTGGCCAAGGCCGGGCTCGCCAACACGTACTGGGCCGTGCTGCTGCCGAGCATCCTGCACCCGTACAGCATCTACCTGGCCCGCATCTACGCCTCCGCGGCCATCCCGGACGCGCTGCTGGAGGCCGGGCGCATCGACGGGGCGGGCGAGAACCGGCTGCTGCGCGTGGTGGCGGTGCCGCTGATGCTGCCCGGCATGGTGACGATCTTCCTGTTCCAGTTCGTCGCGATCTGGAACAACTTCCTGCTGCCGTTCATCATGCTCGCCGACGACGAGCGCTTCCCGCTCACCGTCGGCCTCTACACGCTGCTGGCCACCGGCGCCAACCAGCCCGCCCTGTACAACCTCGTCATCACCGGCGCGCTGCTGTCGATCATCCCCCTGATCGCACTGTTCCTGACCATGCAGCGGTACTGGCGTACGGACCTGTCCGGCGGGTCTGTGAAATCCTGA